A genome region from Natronobeatus ordinarius includes the following:
- a CDS encoding primary-amine oxidase, whose protein sequence is MALIDTYPTDHPLDPLTPSEIDRARAVVLEEADPSEDARFVEITLSEPPKEALVAFEDEGSKPDRRARVVVRDKEEKASYQGIVSLDEEELLEWAEIDRGQPRMIGEEFVEVEAVVTAHPEFREAVERRGADPDLAIVTAWSAGYDFVPADVGRDRRLAHGIAWVQGDEDDEGAEAYNRPLSGIHAWVDLDEREVVKVVDTGPKNEDVVTNLRTHYYREGKRELRDDLKPYNVVQPEGPSWAVDGNVVEWQNWRVRVGFNPREGLVLYDVSYDDDGEQRSILRRASWPEVIAAYNDPDPDHDWKTPFDVGEYGIGRLANSLTEGCDCLGYMHYWDAVLNDGDGEPQVIPNAICLHEEDYGLLWKHYDWRVDDTEVRRNRRLVISFISTIGNYDFGFYWYFYQDGSIEGQVRLTGCNATGLLGPDERETGYSETIGPGHKSMLHQHVFNCRLDFELDGRENTVREVNLRQVPYGPEGYDPDPHRDPDRMHLNPHGNAAYVERTRFERESEAQRMTDTHAGRYWEIVNEDVENDATGEPVGYRLRQKAGSNTAFPMQPGSSNAKRAGFATKHLWVTQHDDDEIYPAGDYPNQHPGGDGLPDWTEADRPIANEDVVVWYNLCQTHVSVPEDWPILPVKMLSFKLEPAGFFEENPAIDVPPEHAIKDVDAWKTDRQESMDLGE, encoded by the coding sequence ATGGCACTAATCGACACCTACCCGACCGACCATCCGCTGGATCCGCTGACGCCGTCGGAGATCGACCGCGCTCGAGCGGTCGTCCTCGAGGAGGCCGACCCGTCCGAAGACGCCAGGTTCGTGGAGATCACCCTGTCAGAGCCGCCGAAGGAGGCACTGGTCGCGTTCGAAGACGAGGGCAGCAAGCCGGACCGGCGGGCTCGAGTGGTCGTTCGGGACAAGGAGGAGAAGGCATCGTACCAGGGAATCGTCTCGCTCGACGAGGAGGAACTGCTCGAGTGGGCCGAGATCGACCGGGGCCAGCCCCGGATGATCGGCGAGGAGTTCGTCGAGGTCGAGGCGGTCGTCACGGCCCACCCGGAGTTCCGCGAGGCCGTGGAGCGACGCGGAGCCGATCCCGACCTGGCGATCGTGACCGCGTGGTCCGCAGGCTACGACTTCGTCCCCGCGGACGTCGGTCGTGATCGGCGACTCGCCCACGGCATCGCCTGGGTACAGGGCGACGAAGATGACGAGGGCGCAGAGGCGTACAACCGGCCGCTGTCGGGCATCCACGCCTGGGTCGACCTCGACGAGCGCGAGGTGGTGAAGGTGGTCGACACCGGTCCGAAGAACGAGGACGTGGTCACGAACTTGCGGACCCACTACTACCGCGAGGGCAAGCGCGAGTTGCGCGACGACCTGAAGCCGTACAACGTCGTCCAGCCCGAGGGGCCGAGCTGGGCGGTCGACGGCAACGTCGTGGAGTGGCAGAACTGGCGCGTGCGCGTCGGGTTCAATCCCCGCGAGGGGCTCGTCCTCTACGACGTGAGCTACGACGACGACGGCGAGCAGCGGTCGATCCTCCGGCGGGCGTCCTGGCCCGAAGTCATCGCGGCGTACAACGACCCCGACCCCGACCACGACTGGAAGACCCCCTTCGACGTCGGCGAGTACGGCATCGGCCGACTCGCGAACTCGCTGACGGAGGGCTGTGATTGCCTCGGCTACATGCACTACTGGGACGCCGTCCTCAACGACGGCGACGGCGAGCCGCAGGTGATCCCGAACGCGATCTGCCTGCACGAGGAGGATTATGGCCTCCTCTGGAAGCACTACGACTGGCGCGTCGACGACACCGAGGTCCGGCGGAACCGCCGGCTCGTGATCTCGTTCATCTCGACGATCGGGAACTACGACTTCGGCTTCTACTGGTACTTCTACCAGGACGGCTCCATCGAGGGACAGGTCCGGCTCACCGGCTGTAATGCGACTGGCCTGCTGGGTCCCGACGAGCGCGAGACGGGCTACTCGGAGACGATCGGACCCGGCCACAAGTCGATGCTCCATCAGCACGTGTTCAACTGCCGGCTGGACTTCGAACTCGACGGCCGCGAGAACACCGTCCGCGAGGTGAATCTCAGACAGGTGCCCTACGGCCCCGAGGGCTACGACCCCGACCCCCACCGCGACCCCGACCGGATGCACCTCAACCCCCACGGGAACGCGGCGTACGTCGAGCGGACGCGCTTCGAGCGCGAGTCCGAGGCCCAGCGGATGACCGACACCCACGCCGGCCGATACTGGGAAATCGTCAACGAGGACGTCGAGAACGACGCCACCGGCGAACCGGTCGGCTACCGGCTCCGACAGAAGGCCGGATCGAACACCGCGTTTCCGATGCAACCCGGCTCGTCGAACGCAAAGCGCGCCGGCTTCGCGACGAAGCACCTCTGGGTCACCCAGCACGACGACGACGAAATCTATCCGGCCGGCGACTACCCGAACCAGCACCCCGGCGGCGACGGCCTCCCCGACTGGACCGAGGCCGACCGCCCCATCGCGAACGAGGACGTCGTCGTCTGGTACAACCTCTGCCAGACACACGTCTCCGTCCCCGAGGACTGGCCGATTCTCCCCGTGAAGATGCTCTCGTTCAAACTCGAGCCTGCCGGCTTCTTCGAGGAGAACCCCGCGATCGACGTTCCGCCGGAACACGCGATCAAGGACGTCGACGCCTGGAAGACCGACAGACAGGAGTCGATGGATCTCGGGGAGTGA
- a CDS encoding cold-shock protein — protein sequence MAKGNVDFFNDTGGYGFISTDDADDDVFFHMEDVGGPDLEEGQEIEFDIEQAPKGPRATNVNRL from the coding sequence ATGGCGAAAGGAAACGTTGATTTCTTCAACGACACTGGCGGCTACGGTTTCATCTCGACGGACGACGCGGACGACGACGTATTCTTCCACATGGAAGACGTTGGCGGCCCGGACCTCGAAGAGGGACAGGAGATCGAATTCGACATCGAACAGGCCCCCAAGGGCCCCCGGGCGACCAACGTCAACCGCCTCTAA
- a CDS encoding queuosine precursor transporter: MTDTRVATPTIPQVTLIGLFVTALATAQLTASKVLAFSLPFGLELPITGAELVLPGAALAYALTFLASDCYAELYGRRAAQVVVNVAFAMNFVVLALVWSTIAAPDAGAGVPGDQFEAVLGASTNVVLGSLLAYVVSQNWDVWLFHEIRDRTGPGLLWLRNVASTGTSQAIDTVIFVSVAFWVGPTYLGVGEALPLEAIPALIVGQYLLKLAIAVLDTPVVYAVVGFVRSRRAAGKNLATA, from the coding sequence ATGACAGACACTCGAGTTGCGACCCCGACGATTCCGCAGGTGACGCTCATCGGCCTGTTCGTCACGGCGCTGGCGACGGCACAGTTGACCGCCTCGAAGGTGCTGGCGTTCTCGCTCCCGTTCGGACTCGAACTGCCGATCACGGGTGCCGAACTCGTGCTGCCGGGGGCGGCGCTCGCCTACGCGCTGACGTTCCTCGCGAGCGACTGTTACGCCGAACTGTACGGCCGACGGGCGGCACAGGTCGTCGTCAACGTCGCCTTCGCGATGAACTTCGTCGTGCTCGCGCTCGTGTGGTCGACGATCGCTGCCCCCGACGCCGGCGCTGGCGTCCCCGGCGACCAGTTCGAGGCGGTGCTCGGTGCGTCGACGAACGTCGTCCTCGGGAGCCTGCTGGCGTACGTCGTCAGCCAGAACTGGGACGTGTGGCTCTTCCACGAGATCCGAGACCGAACCGGTCCCGGCTTGCTCTGGCTGCGCAACGTCGCCTCGACGGGCACCAGTCAGGCTATCGACACCGTGATCTTCGTCAGCGTCGCCTTCTGGGTCGGCCCGACGTACCTCGGCGTCGGCGAGGCCCTCCCGCTCGAGGCGATTCCCGCGCTGATCGTCGGCCAGTACCTGCTGAAACTCGCCATCGCCGTCCTCGACACGCCCGTGGTTTACGCCGTCGTCGGGTTCGTTCGATCGCGCCGGGCGGCCGGGAAGAACCTCGCGACGGCGTGA
- a CDS encoding aminopeptidase: MDERVREHAAVLVDWSARVEAGDNVVLSVGPDAHELAVAVAEQLGERGANLLATYSSGEIQRAYLRAHDGDFDEDPAHELALAEHADVFLSLGGGRNTSATADVPGEIRQAYRKAQEGVREARYDTRWVSTVHPTRSLAQQANMAYEEYRDFAYDAILRDWEALAEEMARMKTILDEGSEVRLVSPGTNLTMSIEGRTAVNSAASVEYDSHNLPSGEVFTAPNGTDGEVTFDVPMTIQGESVRDVRLEFDDGEVVASEAAEGEAVIGDVLETDDGARRLGELGIGMNRGIDRYTDSILFDEKMGDTVHLALGRAYDACLPEGETGNESAVHVDLITDVSEESRLEVDGEVVQRNGRFRWEDGFDA, from the coding sequence ATGGACGAACGCGTTCGCGAACACGCGGCAGTGCTGGTCGACTGGAGCGCCCGGGTCGAAGCGGGTGACAACGTCGTTCTCTCGGTTGGGCCCGATGCCCACGAACTCGCCGTCGCGGTGGCCGAGCAGCTCGGCGAGCGAGGGGCGAACCTGCTCGCGACCTACAGTTCCGGGGAGATACAGCGAGCGTACTTGCGCGCACACGATGGCGACTTCGACGAGGACCCCGCCCACGAACTCGCGCTCGCCGAGCACGCCGACGTCTTCCTGTCGCTGGGCGGCGGCCGGAACACGAGTGCGACGGCTGACGTCCCGGGGGAGATCCGCCAGGCGTACCGAAAGGCCCAGGAGGGTGTCCGCGAGGCGCGCTACGATACGCGGTGGGTCTCGACGGTCCACCCGACGCGCTCGCTCGCCCAGCAGGCGAACATGGCCTACGAGGAGTACCGCGACTTCGCCTACGACGCGATTCTCAGAGACTGGGAGGCTCTCGCCGAGGAGATGGCCCGGATGAAAACGATCCTCGACGAGGGCAGCGAGGTACGGCTGGTCTCGCCAGGGACGAATCTCACGATGTCGATCGAGGGGCGAACGGCGGTCAACAGCGCCGCGAGCGTCGAGTACGACTCACACAACCTGCCGAGCGGCGAAGTGTTCACGGCTCCGAACGGGACCGACGGCGAGGTCACCTTCGACGTTCCCATGACGATCCAGGGCGAGTCCGTCCGGGACGTCCGCCTCGAGTTCGATGACGGCGAGGTCGTCGCCTCCGAGGCGGCCGAGGGTGAGGCCGTGATCGGCGACGTGCTCGAGACCGACGACGGCGCCCGTCGGCTCGGCGAGCTTGGGATCGGGATGAACCGGGGGATCGACCGCTACACGGATAGCATCCTGTTCGACGAGAAGATGGGCGACACCGTCCACCTCGCGCTCGGGCGGGCGTACGACGCCTGTCTCCCCGAGGGTGAGACCGGCAACGAGTCGGCGGTCCACGTCGACCTCATCACCGACGTGAGCGAGGAGTCGCGCCTTGAGGTCGACGGCGAGGTCGTCCAGCGAAACGGCCGGTTCCGGTGGGAAGACGGGTTCGACGCGTGA
- a CDS encoding ubiquitin-like small modifier protein 1, which yields MELTVYGPLRSVTGEKTVPLAFEGGTVADAIEAFVDAYPRARPQLYDGEALRPSVRVALEGERVDLEADCPADASLALFPAVQGG from the coding sequence ATGGAGCTCACCGTGTACGGCCCGCTGCGGAGTGTGACGGGCGAGAAGACGGTTCCGCTCGCGTTCGAGGGCGGAACCGTCGCCGACGCGATCGAGGCGTTCGTCGACGCCTACCCGCGCGCACGGCCACAGCTCTACGACGGCGAAGCCCTCCGGCCGAGCGTCCGAGTCGCCCTCGAGGGCGAGCGCGTCGACCTCGAGGCCGACTGTCCGGCCGACGCGTCCCTAGCACTGTTTCCCGCGGTGCAGGGCGGCTGA
- a CDS encoding GNAT family N-acetyltransferase, which produces MEIREAVTADREAIREVARATWHDTYDELEAVTIDETVDEWYADDELETAIGGWYADADFDLDLENLKSTLLVAEVDGEVVGFTHGVVMGEEGDVLRMYVHPDHQGAGIGTALHERLVAALEAAGVERIRALDLASNEASRRFYEGLGFERTAEATVEIGGERYAEAVYTIEL; this is translated from the coding sequence ATGGAGATCCGAGAGGCCGTCACGGCCGACCGCGAGGCGATCCGCGAGGTTGCCCGCGCGACGTGGCACGACACCTACGACGAACTCGAGGCGGTAACGATCGACGAGACCGTCGACGAGTGGTACGCCGACGACGAACTCGAGACTGCGATCGGCGGCTGGTACGCCGACGCCGACTTCGACCTCGACCTCGAGAACCTGAAGTCGACGCTCCTCGTCGCCGAGGTCGACGGCGAGGTCGTCGGGTTCACCCACGGCGTCGTGATGGGTGAGGAGGGCGACGTCCTCCGGATGTACGTCCACCCCGACCACCAGGGGGCGGGCATCGGCACCGCGTTGCACGAGCGACTGGTGGCGGCGCTCGAGGCGGCCGGCGTCGAGCGGATTCGCGCGCTCGACCTCGCCTCGAACGAGGCCAGCCGGCGCTTCTACGAGGGGCTCGGATTCGAACGGACGGCCGAAGCGACCGTCGAGATCGGCGGCGAGCGGTACGCCGAGGCGGTGTACACGATCGAGCTATAG
- a CDS encoding acetamidase/formamidase family protein, whose product MAQQRVEQELFVDQYTLGLVGPKQEWAGTVADGGTITTYTPPACWGPMITPEFRGGHEVTRPIRVENAEVGDAVALKIRNVEVTSMATSTGTMAEREGAFGDDPFVDHRCPECGTEWPETVVEGTGEEAIRCADCGANASSFGFEYGFTVAFDDDHTVGLAMDETAAHALAEDAEDVMDIPEHSRQHPIVLYEPSEIPGTLGRLRPFVGNVGTTPPIELPDSHNAGDFGQFLIGAEHDWGLEDEADLEQRTDGHMDVSEVRAGATLICPVEVDGAGVYVGDLHANQGDGELALHTTDVSGTVTMDVEVIEGLELDGPLLLPNEEDLPHISQPYSDAEREAGRDLADAHGVSLTDELGPIQVIGTGATINDATQNAFDRAGDLLEMSEGEVRSRCTFTGGVQIGRLPGVVQLDMLAPLDVLEERGIADLVREQYGL is encoded by the coding sequence ATGGCACAGCAACGCGTCGAACAGGAGCTGTTCGTCGATCAGTACACCCTCGGACTCGTCGGCCCGAAGCAGGAGTGGGCGGGAACGGTCGCCGACGGCGGAACGATCACGACCTACACGCCGCCGGCGTGCTGGGGGCCGATGATCACCCCGGAGTTCCGCGGCGGTCACGAGGTAACGCGGCCGATCCGGGTGGAGAACGCCGAGGTGGGCGATGCGGTCGCCCTGAAGATCAGGAACGTCGAGGTCACGAGCATGGCGACGAGCACGGGGACGATGGCAGAACGCGAGGGTGCCTTCGGCGACGATCCGTTCGTCGACCACCGCTGTCCCGAGTGCGGGACGGAGTGGCCCGAGACGGTCGTCGAGGGCACGGGCGAGGAGGCGATCCGGTGCGCCGACTGTGGCGCGAACGCCTCCTCCTTCGGCTTCGAGTACGGCTTCACCGTCGCCTTCGACGACGACCACACCGTCGGCCTGGCGATGGACGAGACGGCAGCCCACGCTCTCGCCGAGGACGCCGAGGACGTGATGGACATTCCCGAACACTCCCGCCAGCATCCCATCGTCCTCTACGAACCGTCGGAGATTCCGGGCACCCTCGGCCGCCTTCGGCCGTTCGTCGGGAACGTCGGGACGACGCCACCGATCGAACTCCCCGACTCGCACAACGCCGGCGACTTCGGCCAGTTCCTCATCGGCGCCGAGCACGACTGGGGACTCGAGGACGAGGCCGACCTCGAGCAGCGGACCGACGGCCACATGGACGTCTCGGAGGTCCGGGCGGGCGCAACCCTGATCTGCCCCGTCGAGGTCGACGGCGCTGGCGTCTACGTCGGCGACCTCCACGCCAACCAGGGCGACGGCGAACTCGCCCTCCACACCACCGACGTCAGCGGCACCGTCACGATGGACGTCGAGGTCATCGAGGGCCTCGAGCTCGACGGGCCGCTCCTCCTGCCTAACGAGGAGGACCTCCCCCACATTAGCCAACCCTACAGCGACGCGGAACGCGAGGCGGGCCGCGACCTCGCCGACGCCCACGGCGTCTCACTCACCGACGAGCTGGGCCCGATCCAGGTCATCGGCACCGGTGCAACGATCAACGACGCCACCCAGAACGCCTTCGACCGCGCGGGCGACCTGCTCGAGATGAGCGAGGGTGAGGTCCGCTCGCGGTGTACGTTCACCGGTGGCGTCCAGATCGGCCGGCTCCCGGGCGTCGTGCAACTCGATATGCTCGCTCCGCTGGACGTCCTCGAGGAGCGCGGCATCGCCGACCTCGTGCGCGAGCAGTACGGGCTCTGA
- the thiD gene encoding bifunctional hydroxymethylpyrimidine kinase/phosphomethylpyrimidine kinase — translation MRRPAPDARPVGLTIAGSDSGGGAGIQADLATMAAHGVFGTSAITAVTAQHTRGVESSHVLPLEEVEAQLSAVIDDFAVAGAKTGMLATPELVRLVADRAPTFGFPLVVDPVMVATSGDRLLEPEAEAAYADLLAEATIVTPNADEATVLTGVEIEDEASARAAGEAICELGAEAALIKGGHVPGETVRDVLVTADDVRTFEHPRVDTDATHGSGCTLAAAIAARLARGADLESAVEGATDFLARAIRYPYDVGQGPGAVNHGVEIRNDAAREPTAEAVRSVVDALVEADVSPLLPEVGTNVVGATPYAESVAETAAVEGRITRTFSGVAPTRGVRFGASSHVARFLLEARECFPTLRFAVNYRFAGDVEEALETLGWDVAEDERPAEPESVAEREGETMGWPARQGFADRPEPPVAVVDRGDVGKEPTTKLLATDAETLTERTLELCDALE, via the coding sequence ATGAGACGACCAGCACCGGACGCTCGCCCCGTCGGACTCACGATCGCCGGTAGCGACTCCGGCGGCGGGGCCGGCATTCAGGCCGACCTCGCGACGATGGCCGCCCACGGCGTCTTCGGCACGTCGGCCATCACGGCCGTCACGGCCCAGCACACCCGTGGCGTCGAGTCTTCCCACGTCCTCCCGCTCGAGGAGGTCGAGGCCCAGCTGTCGGCCGTCATCGACGACTTCGCGGTCGCCGGCGCGAAGACAGGGATGCTCGCGACGCCCGAGCTCGTTCGACTGGTGGCAGATCGCGCCCCGACGTTCGGATTTCCGCTCGTCGTCGACCCCGTGATGGTCGCGACCTCGGGAGATCGACTGCTCGAGCCAGAAGCCGAGGCCGCCTACGCGGACCTGCTCGCCGAGGCGACGATCGTCACGCCGAACGCCGACGAGGCGACCGTCCTCACCGGCGTCGAGATCGAGGACGAGGCGAGCGCGCGTGCGGCCGGCGAGGCCATCTGCGAGCTGGGAGCCGAGGCGGCGCTGATCAAGGGCGGCCACGTCCCCGGCGAGACGGTCCGGGACGTGCTCGTCACCGCCGACGACGTCCGGACGTTCGAGCACCCGCGGGTGGACACCGACGCGACCCACGGCTCGGGCTGTACGCTCGCGGCGGCCATCGCGGCGCGGCTGGCCCGGGGGGCGGACCTCGAGTCGGCGGTCGAGGGCGCGACGGACTTTCTCGCGCGGGCGATCCGATACCCCTACGACGTCGGGCAGGGGCCGGGGGCAGTCAATCACGGCGTCGAAATCCGTAACGACGCCGCGCGAGAGCCGACGGCCGAGGCCGTGCGGTCGGTGGTCGACGCGCTCGTCGAGGCGGACGTCTCGCCCCTGCTCCCGGAGGTCGGAACGAACGTCGTCGGCGCGACGCCGTACGCAGAATCCGTCGCCGAGACGGCGGCCGTCGAAGGACGAATCACGCGAACGTTCTCGGGAGTCGCCCCCACCCGGGGCGTCCGCTTCGGCGCCTCGAGTCACGTCGCCCGATTCTTGCTCGAGGCCCGGGAGTGCTTCCCGACGCTCCGATTCGCGGTGAACTATCGGTTCGCCGGGGACGTCGAGGAGGCGCTCGAGACGCTCGGCTGGGACGTCGCGGAGGACGAGCGACCGGCCGAGCCCGAGTCGGTGGCCGAACGCGAGGGCGAGACGATGGGCTGGCCAGCCCGGCAGGGCTTCGCCGACCGACCGGAGCCGCCCGTCGCCGTGGTCGACCGCGGCGACGTCGGCAAAGAGCCGACGACGAAGCTCCTCGCGACCGACGCCGAGACGCTCACAGAGCGGACGCTCGAGCTGTGTGACGCGCTCGAGTGA
- the mutL gene encoding DNA mismatch repair endonuclease MutL, whose translation MSDGEATTIHQLDEDTVARIAAGEVVERPASAVKELVENALDADASRIDVAVEEGGIESIRVADDGYGMTEADVRAAVRQHTTSKIDGLEDLESGVATLGFRGEALHTIGSVSRLTIRTRPRAVVGDSEAEGANPGAGTELVYEGGNVTSVEPTGCPEGTVVEVEDLFYNTPARRKFLKTTATEFAHVNRVVTRYALANPDVAVSLSHDGREVFATTGQGDLQGAVLAVYGREVASAMIPVDVDGEELPPGPLESVSGLVSHPETNRSTREYLATYVNGRAVTSDAIREGIMSAYGGQLGGDRYPFVVAFLAVPGDAVDVNVHPRKREVRFDDDDAVRRQVDSAVEAALLEHGLLRSRAPRGRSAPEEARVEPGAESRLPEADDEGASQDVPSTTTGELSATDEGAATGEPAATADGTGRSRSRTDVGTDFEPASALPSEDEDSSPSREVEPATEPGAEAASSAPAEPATDSSRRDPDSAPDSRTSTAASSPSTERPSSESVDGGSAGTGSADGRADPHGIDADRKFTAATEQRTLEGEAAAADASRFESLPPLRVLGQLQDTYVVCETPDGLALIDQHAADERVNYERLREAFAADPSAQALASPVELELTAAEAEAFASYREALSRLGFYADRVDDRTVAVTTVPAVLEKTLEPDRLRDVLASFVAGDREAGAETVDALADDFLGDLACYPSITGNTSLTEGSVVDLLAALDDCENPYACPHGRPVIVEIGGDELEARFERDYPGHG comes from the coding sequence ATGAGCGATGGGGAAGCGACGACGATCCACCAGCTCGACGAGGACACCGTCGCGCGCATCGCCGCGGGCGAGGTCGTCGAGCGGCCCGCGAGCGCCGTCAAGGAACTCGTCGAGAACGCCCTCGACGCCGACGCCTCGCGGATCGACGTCGCGGTCGAGGAGGGCGGCATCGAGTCGATCCGGGTCGCAGACGACGGCTACGGGATGACCGAGGCGGACGTCCGCGCCGCGGTGCGCCAGCACACGACGAGCAAAATCGACGGCCTCGAGGACCTCGAGTCGGGCGTCGCGACGCTCGGGTTCAGGGGTGAGGCGTTACACACGATCGGCTCGGTCTCTCGACTGACGATTCGAACTCGCCCGCGCGCGGTCGTGGGCGATAGCGAGGCCGAGGGGGCGAATCCAGGCGCCGGGACGGAACTCGTCTACGAAGGCGGGAACGTGACGAGCGTCGAGCCGACCGGCTGTCCCGAGGGGACGGTCGTGGAGGTCGAGGACCTCTTCTACAACACGCCCGCCCGCCGAAAGTTCCTCAAAACGACGGCGACCGAGTTCGCCCACGTCAACCGCGTCGTCACCCGCTACGCCCTGGCGAACCCCGACGTGGCCGTCTCGCTCTCCCACGACGGCCGCGAGGTGTTCGCGACGACCGGCCAGGGTGACCTCCAGGGGGCCGTCCTCGCCGTCTACGGCCGCGAGGTCGCCTCGGCGATGATTCCCGTCGACGTCGACGGCGAGGAGCTCCCGCCGGGCCCGCTCGAGTCCGTTTCGGGGCTCGTCTCTCACCCCGAGACGAATCGGTCGACTCGCGAGTACCTCGCGACGTACGTCAACGGCCGTGCCGTCACGTCCGACGCTATCCGCGAGGGGATCATGAGCGCCTACGGCGGACAACTCGGCGGCGACCGCTACCCCTTCGTGGTCGCCTTTCTGGCGGTCCCCGGCGACGCCGTCGACGTGAACGTCCACCCGCGAAAGCGCGAGGTCCGCTTCGACGACGACGATGCGGTGCGTCGACAGGTCGATTCGGCCGTCGAGGCAGCCTTACTCGAGCACGGCCTGCTGCGCTCGCGCGCGCCGCGTGGCCGGTCGGCACCCGAGGAGGCGCGGGTCGAACCAGGCGCAGAGAGTCGGCTCCCGGAGGCGGACGACGAAGGAGCTTCGCAGGACGTCCCGTCGACGACCACGGGCGAACTGTCGGCGACGGACGAGGGGGCGGCCACGGGCGAACCGGCGGCGACGGCCGACGGCACGGGACGCTCGCGCTCGAGGACAGACGTCGGCACCGACTTCGAGCCCGCGAGCGCCCTGCCGAGCGAGGACGAGGACTCCAGCCCGAGTCGGGAGGTCGAGCCCGCAACCGAGCCGGGTGCGGAGGCGGCCTCGAGCGCGCCTGCTGAGCCGGCGACGGACTCGAGCCGTCGCGATCCGGACTCGGCCCCCGACTCGAGGACCTCGACGGCCGCCTCCAGCCCGTCGACTGAACGACCCTCGAGTGAATCCGTCGACGGTGGATCGGCAGGGACGGGCAGTGCCGACGGGAGGGCAGACCCACACGGGATCGACGCCGATCGCAAGTTCACTGCGGCGACCGAGCAGCGAACGCTCGAGGGCGAGGCCGCCGCCGCCGACGCCAGCCGCTTCGAGTCGCTGCCGCCGCTTCGCGTCCTCGGACAGCTGCAAGACACCTACGTCGTCTGTGAGACGCCCGACGGGCTCGCGTTGATCGACCAGCACGCCGCCGACGAGCGGGTGAACTACGAGCGCCTGCGCGAGGCGTTCGCCGCGGACCCCTCCGCACAGGCGCTCGCCTCGCCGGTCGAACTCGAGCTCACCGCCGCCGAAGCCGAGGCGTTCGCGAGCTATCGAGAGGCGCTCTCCCGGCTCGGATTTTACGCTGACCGCGTGGACGACCGCACGGTTGCAGTGACGACGGTGCCAGCGGTGCTCGAGAAGACACTCGAGCCCGATCGATTACGGGACGTCCTCGCGTCGTTCGTGGCGGGCGATCGCGAGGCCGGCGCGGAGACGGTCGACGCACTGGCCGACGACTTCCTCGGTGACCTGGCGTGTTACCCGTCGATCACGGGCAACACGTCGCTCACGGAGGGGTCGGTCGTGGACCTGCTCGCCGCGCTCGACGACTGTGAGAACCCCTACGCCTGCCCGCACGGCCGGCCCGTGATCGTCGAGATCGGCGGCGACGAACTCGAGGCACGGTTCGAACGGGACTATCCGGGACACGGGTAG